AATAATAGTGCAGTTTTTATATCATCACATATTTTATCTGAAATTGAGCAAATGTGTGATCACTTTGCAATTATAAATAAAGGCAGTATAAAAACAATACAAGCAGTGTCAGAAGAATCTTCTAATATTGAAAGATTAAAAATATCTACTAATGAAATAAAAAAGATACAAGATGTATTTTCAAAATTAAATTTTGTAAGAAATATTAATGTAGAGCAAAATTCTATTGTTGTTGAAATAAGTCCAAAAAACTTTTCCGAGATAATAAAAGAGATAGGTAAAAATGATGTAAACATTGATGATATATGTAAGGTTGAAAGCAATCTTGAGAATAAATTTATGAAAATACTTGAGGAAGGTGCTTAAAAATATGAAATTAATAAAAAATGAAATGAAAAAGATTATTTTATCAAGAAAATATTTAGTTGTTATGAGCATATTTATTGTTTTATATGCATGTATTAGTGTTTTAATGTACAAAGATACATTGAAATCTAAACCTGAAACAATGTTAAGTTTTAATGAAAAAAATTTAGAGTATTGGCAAAATCAAAAGAAAGATAAAGATATACCTAAAGAAAGAAAAAATGAAATAGAGGAAAATATAAAAAGTATAGAAAGAAGAAATAAAGATCTAAAATTTCAAATTGCAAATAAAAATTTAAATTGGAAAAAGAGATTAACTAAAGATAATAATAATTTAAAAAAGCAGATAAAAGAGTCAGAAAAAAATGGCGAAAATGCAGCAATAAGTGAATATAAGCAGCAAATAGCAATGAATGATTATTATCTAAATAATAATATTAGGCCTACACCAAATTATGAAATAACTGCATTTAATGTTATGCCTAAGGTGAATATGATTATAGGATTTTTAATAATTTCAATAATTATAGCAATAATGACATCTACTTCAGTGTCAGGAGAATTTAATCCAGCTACCATAAAACTTCTTTTAACTAAACCAGTTTCTAGGGAAAGAGTTTTATTTTCAAAGTTTATGGCTTCAGTTCTAGTTTGTATTTTATCATTTTTAATTATAAAAATATTAGCATTTTTAGTTTTAGGTACAGTGTTTAGTTTTGGATCTTTTAAAGAGCCAATGGCTTATTATAGTAGATATATTGCCAATAAAGATTTAATTGCAAATATAGGTTTGGGAGTAAAACCGGATTTAAGTAGTTTAAAAATGTCTTCTATTTTTAAATTTGTAGTATTGAGTGAAGGCATAAATATGCTATTTATAATGGCTACTGTATCAGTATGTTTATTGATTTCTACACTAACTAAAAAAAGTTCAACTTCTATTAGTATTAGTGGCGTATTGTTTGCTGTAATATCTATTATAAATACTAAACAATTAGATAACGCTACTGGAGGAAACTTAGTAATTCATAAAGTTATGCCTTACTTGTTTTCCACTTATAGTACTGGAGAACTTGTAATAAGTAGAGAGATAATTCCTAAAATTGGGTTACCATTTGTAAATATACCTTTTATCATATTTATTCTTTTAGCGTGGACTATAGGGTGTTATTTAATATCTAATTTTATTTTTGTAAAAAGAGATATATTATAAAAATATCATCAAACTATATTTTTCGTTGATATATATTTGTGTAATTTCAAAAACTTAAAAACATAATCAAGTTTAAATAATTCATTTAGTATATAATCCCCCCTAACTTTCTGATGTTGGGAATTATTTGGTATAATTATATCAGACAGATAGGGGGAATGCTAAGTGAATTATAAAATATTAATAGTAGATGATGATAAGACCATAGTGGAATTTTTACAAATATTTTTAATTAAAGAAGGATATGAGGTAAGTATTTCTTATAATGGAGAAGGGGCCTTATATAAAATAAAAAATGAAAAATTTGATTTGATTTTAATGGATATAATGATGCCTAAGATAGATGGATTTGAGGCTATTAAAATAATAAGAAAATTTACCAATGTTCCTATTATATTTGTAACTGCAAAGGATAGCCAGCAGGATAAGATTACAGGATTTATTTCTGGATGTGATGACTATATAACAAAGCCTTTTGATTTAGTGGAACTTTCATTAAGAGTGTCTGCTATACTTAAAAGAGTTAGTACAAGTTTAGTTGAAGAAAATAAGGATATTATAAAAGTGAAGGATTTAGAATTAAATTTAAAGGAGCATACTCTATACAAAGAACAAAACGAAATAAAGCTTACACCAAAGGAATTTGATATTCTGTTCTTACTTGCTAGGAATAAAGGAAGAGTTTTTCCTTCAAATGAGATATATGAAAGAATATGGGGACAAGAATTTTTAGAAAATGATAATAGTTTATTAACACATATTAGAAATTTAAGAGAAAAATTAAATGATACAGTGAAGAATTCAAAATATATCAAAACTGTTTGGGGAGTGGGTTATAAGATTGAAAAGGAAGCTTAGAATTGGATTAACAACAGAACTTATGATACTTTTTATTATAGCTTTAATAATCACAGTTTTTGGAGCTGGTATAGCTTTAGGAAGTTTAGATATTTCAGCATATAATATAAATAAATATTTACGCCCAGAACATTTTAAAAATAGTTTTATAATAAAAGAGTATGAGAGTACTGTTGAAAAACGAGTGGATAGGGTAAT
Above is a window of Clostridium sporogenes DNA encoding:
- a CDS encoding ABC transporter permease subunit: MKLIKNEMKKIILSRKYLVVMSIFIVLYACISVLMYKDTLKSKPETMLSFNEKNLEYWQNQKKDKDIPKERKNEIEENIKSIERRNKDLKFQIANKNLNWKKRLTKDNNNLKKQIKESEKNGENAAISEYKQQIAMNDYYLNNNIRPTPNYEITAFNVMPKVNMIIGFLIISIIIAIMTSTSVSGEFNPATIKLLLTKPVSRERVLFSKFMASVLVCILSFLIIKILAFLVLGTVFSFGSFKEPMAYYSRYIANKDLIANIGLGVKPDLSSLKMSSIFKFVVLSEGINMLFIMATVSVCLLISTLTKKSSTSISISGVLFAVISIINTKQLDNATGGNLVIHKVMPYLFSTYSTGELVISREIIPKIGLPFVNIPFIIFILLAWTIGCYLISNFIFVKRDIL
- a CDS encoding response regulator transcription factor gives rise to the protein MNYKILIVDDDKTIVEFLQIFLIKEGYEVSISYNGEGALYKIKNEKFDLILMDIMMPKIDGFEAIKIIRKFTNVPIIFVTAKDSQQDKITGFISGCDDYITKPFDLVELSLRVSAILKRVSTSLVEENKDIIKVKDLELNLKEHTLYKEQNEIKLTPKEFDILFLLARNKGRVFPSNEIYERIWGQEFLENDNSLLTHIRNLREKLNDTVKNSKYIKTVWGVGYKIEKEA